In Bacteroidia bacterium, one genomic interval encodes:
- a CDS encoding SDR family oxidoreductase, whose amino-acid sequence MKNKVVIITGATSGIGNACARYFAQQGCHIVIAARNEEKLKRIGSELKSLYGNCLAVPTDVAIEADCKNLIQKTIETFGCIDILINNAGISMRALLNDVSINVMHQVMDINFWGTVNCTKYALPYLIKSQGSVVGVSSIAGKKGLPARCAYSASKFAMEGFLESLRIENLKNNLHVLVAAPGYTASNIRNTALNKDGHQQEESPLDESKLMKPEAVAYEIYNAVLHRKRDLVLTTNGKLTVWLNKFFPSWMDKIVYNFVAKEPDSPFK is encoded by the coding sequence TTGAAAAATAAAGTCGTCATTATTACAGGAGCCACATCAGGAATAGGTAATGCCTGTGCACGATACTTTGCACAGCAAGGTTGTCACATTGTTATTGCAGCACGAAATGAAGAGAAACTTAAACGCATTGGCAGTGAGTTGAAATCTCTTTACGGCAATTGTCTTGCAGTGCCAACAGATGTAGCAATAGAAGCAGATTGTAAAAATCTTATTCAGAAAACTATTGAGACCTTTGGCTGTATTGATATTCTGATTAACAATGCCGGCATTTCTATGCGTGCTTTATTGAATGATGTTTCAATAAACGTGATGCATCAGGTTATGGATATTAATTTTTGGGGAACAGTTAATTGCACAAAATATGCTTTACCCTATCTAATAAAATCGCAAGGCTCTGTAGTAGGTGTTTCATCAATTGCAGGTAAGAAAGGGCTTCCTGCACGTTGTGCCTATAGTGCCAGTAAGTTTGCTATGGAAGGTTTTCTGGAATCCTTGCGTATTGAAAATTTAAAAAACAATTTACATGTTTTAGTTGCAGCACCGGGTTATACAGCAAGTAACATCCGAAATACTGCTTTAAATAAAGATGGCCATCAGCAGGAAGAGTCTCCTTTGGACGAATCTAAATTAATGAAGCCTGAAGCAGTAGCTTATGAAATTTACAATGCTGTTTTACACCGTAAACGCGACCTTGTGTTAACCACCAATGGAAAACTTACCGTATGGTTAAACAAATTTTTTCCGTCTTGGATGGATAAAATAGTTTATAATTTTGTAGCAAAAGAACCCGATTCACCATTTAAATAA
- a CDS encoding tetratricopeptide repeat protein, translating to MSIRTIIFCVLPCMLLAACTNTKQQLKDEIDAKEKLLYENKNGRINTKLAREVIIHYRYYAEKFPDDTLSVEYLFKAGDVSVGIAAYDNALEYFKIITEKYPKSNRAAYSLFLQGYISENNLEDTLNARKYYNEFLEKYPNNEMAESARFSILNLGKSAEDVMKQIDGNKDSISEK from the coding sequence ATGTCAATAAGAACAATAATTTTTTGTGTACTGCCATGTATGTTACTTGCAGCATGTACTAATACCAAGCAACAGCTAAAAGACGAAATAGACGCTAAAGAAAAACTTTTGTACGAAAACAAAAACGGACGCATTAACACAAAACTGGCCCGCGAAGTAATCATTCATTACCGCTATTATGCAGAAAAATTCCCTGACGATACTTTGTCTGTTGAGTATCTGTTTAAAGCTGGCGATGTTTCTGTTGGTATTGCTGCCTATGACAATGCATTAGAGTATTTTAAAATCATTACAGAGAAATATCCAAAAAGTAACAGAGCCGCCTATTCGCTTTTTCTGCAAGGATATATTAGCGAGAATAACCTGGAAGACACATTAAACGCAAGGAAATATTACAATGAGTTTTTGGAAAAATATCCTAATAATGAAATGGCTGAAAGTGCACGTTTCTCAATATTAAATCTTGGTAAAAGTGCAGAAGATGTAATGAAGCAAATTGACGGAAACAAAGACTCAATTTCTGAAAAATAA
- a CDS encoding tetratricopeptide repeat protein: MAKSKKQKESIAEAHQRKQQQKVAEARNRNIKILRRILALICGLCGVILYLNTLHHGFVLDDYSVILENRITKQGVKAIPQIFSSSYRSGYYLGTDELYRPIPKSIFAISWNLFGDNPLPLHLLNIVLYGVTGIVLFNFCYLLFPNLIFSFVASMLFVLHPVHTEVVANIKSVDEILSFLLCISACIFLVRYVQTKKIATLVLTSICFFTALLSKESSITFLAILPLLIFIKSVKKETSLNWSAAIKPILTLVAFAFLFLIIRHSVLSKIASGDPSIADNLLMAAKSYDQKFATSIMILGMYLKLLFIPHPLVFDYSFNQIPLVGMGNIWFILSLAIHIGLLLWAVLLWKKNKLLSFTILFYFISMSIYANIFYMIGSSFGERFLYTASFGFCMAVAYALSLLSKNQNAETVSSFFKTNLTVFLILFPVAGAFAYKTITRNTVWKSNYTLYANDVNLSPNSTRTHYYYGNLLAKDDFQNGKTDQEKDSIQKLALSELEKSVAIFPFGDAYNQMGIIYNKRKDYKKSFENYQLAMKAAPNDPMIQNNLGSLYFNMGQIPEAKACYEKAVLLNPSYSEAWMNLGSACGMMKLYDEAVTNYLKAIKFDPNLAQAYYYLGLTYRFKGDQQNSAFYYDKAAKMDPEKYGKK, from the coding sequence ATGGCAAAAAGCAAGAAACAGAAAGAGAGTATTGCTGAAGCACATCAGAGAAAACAACAGCAAAAAGTTGCTGAGGCAAGAAATCGTAATATTAAAATTCTTCGAAGAATTCTTGCCTTAATATGTGGATTGTGTGGTGTGATATTATATTTAAACACATTGCATCATGGATTTGTGTTAGATGATTATTCTGTAATTCTTGAAAACCGTATTACCAAACAAGGCGTAAAAGCTATACCTCAGATTTTTTCTTCATCCTATAGAAGTGGATATTATTTAGGCACTGATGAACTGTATCGTCCTATTCCAAAATCAATCTTTGCCATTTCATGGAATTTGTTTGGCGACAATCCGTTGCCACTACATTTACTGAATATTGTTCTTTATGGGGTTACAGGAATTGTGCTATTTAATTTTTGTTACCTGCTTTTTCCAAATTTGATTTTTTCTTTTGTTGCATCAATGTTGTTTGTCTTGCACCCGGTGCACACAGAGGTTGTTGCCAACATAAAGAGTGTTGATGAAATACTGAGTTTTCTGCTTTGCATTTCTGCCTGTATTTTTTTAGTACGTTATGTTCAGACAAAAAAAATTGCCACATTAGTCTTAACCTCTATTTGCTTTTTCACAGCATTGCTTTCCAAAGAATCATCCATAACTTTTTTAGCAATACTTCCGTTGCTGATTTTTATAAAGTCTGTTAAAAAAGAAACTTCATTAAACTGGAGCGCAGCTATAAAACCAATACTCACACTGGTAGCATTTGCGTTTCTGTTTCTTATAATTCGTCATTCTGTTCTTAGTAAAATAGCAAGTGGCGATCCTTCAATTGCCGACAATTTATTGATGGCAGCAAAATCTTATGATCAGAAATTTGCAACGTCCATTATGATTTTAGGAATGTATTTAAAACTTCTTTTTATTCCTCACCCTTTAGTTTTCGATTACTCATTTAATCAGATACCATTGGTCGGAATGGGAAACATCTGGTTTATTCTTTCCCTGGCCATTCATATAGGACTTTTGCTTTGGGCTGTTCTTTTATGGAAGAAAAACAAACTGTTGTCATTTACCATACTGTTCTATTTTATTTCCATGAGTATTTATGCCAACATTTTTTATATGATAGGCTCATCTTTTGGAGAACGATTTTTATATACTGCCAGTTTTGGTTTTTGTATGGCTGTAGCTTATGCATTATCATTGCTAAGCAAAAACCAAAATGCCGAAACTGTTTCTTCCTTTTTTAAAACCAACCTGACTGTTTTTCTAATATTATTTCCTGTTGCAGGGGCATTCGCATATAAAACAATTACAAGAAATACCGTCTGGAAATCGAACTACACTTTGTATGCTAACGATGTTAACCTTTCCCCAAACAGTACAAGAACACATTATTACTATGGGAATCTTTTAGCAAAAGACGATTTTCAAAACGGAAAAACAGATCAGGAAAAAGACTCTATTCAAAAACTGGCATTGAGTGAGTTGGAAAAGTCAGTTGCTATTTTTCCATTTGGTGATGCTTATAATCAAATGGGAATTATTTATAATAAAAGAAAAGATTATAAGAAATCATTCGAGAACTATCAGCTTGCCATGAAGGCCGCACCTAACGACCCAATGATTCAGAACAACTTAGGCTCATTATATTTTAATATGGGTCAAATACCGGAGGCAAAAGCATGTTACGAAAAAGCTGTTCTGTTGAATCCCTCCTATTCCGAAGCATGGATGAACTTAGGCAGTGCCTGCGGAATGATGAAACTATATGATGAGGCAGTAACCAACTATTTGAAAGCAATAAAATTTGATCCAAATCTGGCTCAGGCATATTACTATCTTGGCCTGACCTATCGTTTTAAAGGCGATCAACAAAACTCCGCTTTCTATTATGATAAAGCTGCAAAGATGGATCCCGAGAAATACGGAAAGAAATAA
- a CDS encoding FKBP-type peptidyl-prolyl cis-trans isomerase codes for MNKFNVTVFGFLAMAFSACGQKNTGGSQAITTTLDSVSYGIGVSIGENMKKDGLTDMNVDLISRGISEALKGEKTALTMEQVQACIGAYMGEKQKVKDQEAKAKAGVNLEKGKKFLEDNGKRKGVITLPSGLQYEIIKEGNGPKPTATDKVTTHYHGTTIDGKVFDSSVERGQPAQFGVNQVIPGWTEALQLMPVGSKWKLFIPSNLAYGESGAGGAIGPNETLVFEVELISIDK; via the coding sequence ATGAATAAATTTAATGTAACAGTTTTTGGTTTTCTGGCAATGGCCTTTAGCGCATGTGGACAGAAAAACACAGGTGGATCACAAGCCATCACAACAACTTTAGACTCTGTGAGCTATGGTATTGGAGTTTCTATTGGTGAAAACATGAAAAAGGACGGACTTACTGACATGAATGTTGACCTAATTTCAAGAGGTATATCCGAGGCTTTGAAAGGTGAAAAAACAGCTTTAACAATGGAGCAGGTTCAGGCATGTATTGGTGCCTATATGGGCGAAAAGCAAAAAGTGAAAGATCAGGAAGCGAAAGCCAAAGCAGGTGTTAACTTAGAAAAAGGTAAAAAATTCTTAGAAGATAACGGCAAGCGCAAAGGTGTGATTACATTACCAAGCGGCCTTCAGTACGAAATTATTAAAGAAGGTAATGGTCCAAAACCAACAGCAACCGATAAAGTAACAACACATTATCATGGAACAACTATTGATGGTAAAGTATTTGACAGCTCAGTGGAGAGAGGTCAACCTGCACAGTTTGGCGTTAATCAGGTAATTCCGGGATGGACAGAAGCATTACAATTAATGCCTGTAGGTTCTAAATGGAAGTTGTTTATTCCTTCAAACCTAGCCTATGGCGAGAGTGGAGCAGGTGGGGCAATTGGTCCAAATGAAACATTGGTTTTTGAAGTAGAATTAATTTCTATTGATAAGTAA
- a CDS encoding metal-dependent hydrolase gives MKVTYYGHSCFLLEVASKSILFDPFITGNPLAVDIKIQRIKADYILISHGHGDHIGDAVEIARQTNALVISNYEICNWIQDKGINQVHSMNIGGHKLFDFGKLKCVNAIHSSSFPDGTYGGNPMGFLLETAEGNLYYSGDTALTYDMKLIGDYKRIDLCMLPIGNNFTMGIDNALIASEFVKCDRIIGMHYDTFEQIKIDHAEAKDKFNNAGKELILMDIGSAMTF, from the coding sequence ATGAAAGTTACTTACTACGGACATTCTTGTTTTCTGCTCGAAGTTGCCTCAAAAAGCATACTGTTCGACCCATTTATTACCGGTAACCCTTTGGCTGTGGACATTAAGATTCAGAGGATTAAGGCCGATTATATCCTTATTTCTCATGGACATGGCGATCATATTGGCGATGCTGTTGAAATTGCACGTCAAACCAATGCATTGGTAATTAGTAATTATGAAATCTGTAACTGGATTCAGGATAAGGGTATCAATCAAGTGCATAGCATGAACATTGGCGGTCACAAACTATTTGATTTCGGCAAGCTGAAATGTGTAAACGCCATTCACAGCAGTTCTTTCCCTGATGGTACTTATGGCGGCAATCCGATGGGTTTTTTATTGGAAACAGCAGAAGGCAATCTCTACTATTCCGGTGACACTGCCCTAACCTATGACATGAAACTTATAGGTGATTACAAAAGAATTGACTTGTGCATGCTTCCTATAGGCAACAATTTTACTATGGGAATAGACAATGCTTTAATTGCTTCGGAGTTTGTAAAATGTGACCGTATAATTGGTATGCATTACGATACATTCGAACAGATTAAGATTGATCATGCAGAGGCAAAAGATAAATTCAACAATGCAGGCAAGGAACTCATTTTAATGGACATTGGCAGTGCAATGACTTTTTAA
- a CDS encoding AAA family ATPase, producing the protein MAKIISIANQKGGVGKTTSAINLAASLAVLEYKTLLIDADPQANSTSGVGFDPRKITNSIYECIINDLDPSKAIQETQTPNLFLLPAHIDLVGAEIEMINLSNREYMMKQVIDKISADYEFIIIDCSPSLGLVTINALTASDSVIIPVQCEYFALEGLGKLLNTINIVQSRLNPNLGIEGILLTMYDSRLRLSNQVVEEVKTHFQNMVFSTIIQRNTKLGEAPSFGETIIMHDASSKGAINYLNLAREILQKNNLTGVPTQREKLFKAEETKKVRMN; encoded by the coding sequence ATGGCTAAAATAATCTCGATAGCAAATCAAAAAGGAGGAGTAGGAAAAACAACGTCTGCTATAAATCTGGCAGCTAGTTTGGCAGTGCTCGAATATAAAACCCTGTTGATTGATGCTGACCCGCAGGCAAACAGCACCAGTGGTGTTGGATTTGATCCACGAAAAATCACCAACAGTATTTACGAATGTATCATCAATGATCTTGATCCATCTAAAGCAATACAGGAAACACAAACACCAAATTTGTTTCTGCTGCCTGCTCACATTGATTTGGTTGGTGCAGAAATTGAAATGATAAATCTCTCAAACAGAGAATATATGATGAAGCAGGTAATTGATAAAATTTCTGCAGACTATGAATTTATTATTATAGATTGTTCTCCATCATTAGGCTTGGTAACCATCAATGCACTCACCGCTTCCGACAGCGTAATTATTCCTGTTCAGTGTGAATATTTTGCACTCGAGGGTCTCGGTAAATTACTCAACACCATCAACATTGTTCAAAGCAGGTTAAATCCAAATCTGGGAATTGAAGGTATTTTACTAACCATGTACGATTCGCGTCTGCGACTGAGCAATCAGGTTGTTGAAGAGGTAAAAACACATTTTCAAAATATGGTATTCAGTACCATCATTCAGCGTAATACCAAATTGGGCGAAGCTCCCAGCTTTGGCGAAACAATTATTATGCATGATGCCAGCAGCAAAGGTGCTATTAACTACCTGAATCTGGCAAGAGAAATTCTGCAAAAAAATAATTTAACCGGGGTGCCTACACAACGTGAAAAATTATTTAAGGCAGAAGAAACAAAAAAAGTTAGAATGAACTAA